Proteins encoded together in one Chelonoidis abingdonii isolate Lonesome George chromosome 1, CheloAbing_2.0, whole genome shotgun sequence window:
- the SOWAHC gene encoding ankyrin repeat domain-containing protein SOWAHC — MAEESELSSESVLRFLAARGGRARNAELLEHFRGWLSPPEPERRARARQRFKELVNAVATVRLEPGSGAKYVQLRRRYRPAGTPAADKPDSPPGDQPLEPGGSEAAAHLDLRAAPGPEQLSDIADAAPSDLPVALELLPSIAVTPVEEADSVQRSRDSSPCPGGQPGDIAPAAPGKPAPEDGALWGKGPPSCPQQPPQAGSGCDLSQLGQVPPGGGRKRSSRRNVARGLQAQPGHSAEETVAPGRLAEEEGVEAGFGSPCSPGSSGGGATPRSGRNNFRELMMGSSPQLKRSFFPGAPRARGGDSDSASLASSSAEEESGGGSSVVLDPLEHAWMLSAADGRWESLEGLLSSEPGLLSKRDFITGFTCLHWAAKHGRHELLAMLVNFAHKRRLPININARTSGGYTALHLAAMHGHLEVVKLLVGAYDADVDVRDYSGRKASNYLSQGTTEEMRSLVGALQEESEGTVGNGSGRWRLSKVLPSNLITHKLSHHHQGQGEETESSEGTAALGKGKEMSRKASNSGRMKPRLNKIRFRTQIIHTTPSFRGEAEEEEEEEQEEKPLKTFSKLRPKSNVFG, encoded by the coding sequence ATGGCCGAGGAGTCAGAGCTGAGCTCAGAGTCGGTGCTGCGGTTCCTGGCGGCGCGGGGCGGGCGAGCGCGGAACGCGGAGCTGCTGGAGCATTTCCGGGGCTGGCTGAGCCCCCCGGAGCCAGAGCGTCGCGCCCGGGCCCGTCAGCGCTTCAAGGAGCTGGTCAACGCCGTGGCCACTGTGCGGCTGGAGCCCGGCTCCGGCGCCAAGTACGTGCAGCTGCGGCGGCGCTACCGGCCCGCGGGGACCCCGGCTGCAGACAAGCCGGACTCGCCGCCCGGTGACCAGCCCCTTGAACCTGGCGGTAGCGAGGCCGCCGCCCACCTCGATCTCCGAGCGGCGCCCGGGCCCGAGCAGCTGTCTGACATCGCGGACGCCGCCCCCTCAGACCTCCCAGTGGCGCTGGAGCTGCTGCCCAGCATCGCGGTGACCCCTGTGGAGGAGGCGGACTCGGTACAGCGGAGCCGGGACTCCTCGCCTTGCCCTGGGGGGCAGCCGGGGGATATCGCGCCAGCTGCCCCGGGGAAGCCGGCCCCCGAGGATGGGGCGCTCTGGGGAAAGGGCCCCCCTAGCTGCCCGCAACAGCCTCCCCAGGCGGGGAGCGGGTGCGACTTGTCCCAGCTGGGCCAAGTGCCTCCCGGCGGCGGCAGGAAGAGGAGCTCGCGGCGCAATGTGGCCCGGGGGCTGCAGGCGCAGCCGGGGCACAGCGCGGAGGAGACGGTTGCACCTGGCCGGCTTGCCGAAGAGGAGGGAGTCGAGGCCGGTTTCGGCTCCCCCTGCTCCCCGGGCAGCTCCGGCGGGGGGGCCACTCCCAGGTCCGGCCGCAATAACTTCCGCGAGTTGATGAtgggcagctccccccagctgAAACGGAGTTTCTTCCCCGGGGCCCCCCGAGCCCGCGGGGGGGACTCTGACAGCGCCTCGCTGGCCTCCTCCTCCGCAGAGGAAGAGAGCGGCGGGGGGAGCTCGGTGGTGCTGGACCCCCTGGAGCACGCCTGGATGCTGTCAGCCGCGGACGGCAGGTGGGAGAGCCTGGAGGGGCTGCTGAGCAGTGAGCCAGGGCTGCTCTCCAAGCGCGACTTCATCACCGGCTTCACTTGCCTGCACTGGGCCGCCAAGCACGGGCGCCACGAGCTGCTCGCCATGCTCGTCAACTTCGCGCACAAGCGGCGGCTGCCCATCAACATCAACGCGCGCACCAGCGGCGGGTACACGGCGCTGCACCTGGCGGCCATGCATGGCCACCTGGAAGTGGTCAAGCTGCTTGTGGGGGCCTACGACGCAGACGTGGATGTCAGGGACTACAGCGGGCGCAAGGCCTCCAACTACCTGAGCCAGGGCACCACGGAGGAGATGCGGAGCCTGGTGGGGGCCCTGCAGGAGGAGAGTGAGGGCACTGTGGGCAATGGGAGCGGGCGCTGGAGACTCTCCAAGGTGCTCCCCTCCAACCTCATTACCCACAAACTCTCTCACCACCACCAGGGGCAGGGCGAGGAGACTGAGTCCAGCGAAGGGACAGCAGCCCTGGGCAAGGGCAAGGAGATGAGTAGGAAAGCCTCAAATAGCGGCAGGATGAAACCACGGCTCAACAAAATCAGATTCCGCACCCAGATCATCCACACCACCCCCTCTTTCCgaggggaggctgaggaggaggaggaggaggagcaggaggagaagcCACTGAAAACGTTCTCAAAGCTCAGACCCAAATCCAATGTCTTTGGTTAA